In Desulfarculaceae bacterium, the following are encoded in one genomic region:
- a CDS encoding ABC transporter permease subunit produces MFRAGPAQGRWAVGWGGALLLTMLAAAMLAPWLAPHDPLATDLVRRLQEPSWHYPLGTDQLGRCVFSRLLWGGRLSLGAALAASLLALAWGACLGLAAGLGGRRADACLNLFIDAALALPGLMLALVLTGMLGPSLPSLVLGLAGASWAWWARLVRSLALGAAHKEYVLAGRAVGVRGTRLLTRYIFPQLREPVLAAAALKTGWIILAISGLSYLGLGAQPPAPEWGGMLQESRLYLTQAPWLMLAPGAAITLTVAACTLLGEGLQQTGGPRLREY; encoded by the coding sequence ATGTTTAGGGCCGGGCCGGCCCAGGGGCGCTGGGCCGTGGGCTGGGGCGGAGCCCTGCTGCTGACCATGTTGGCCGCGGCCATGCTGGCCCCCTGGCTGGCCCCCCACGACCCCCTGGCCACGGACCTGGTCCGGCGGCTGCAGGAGCCTTCCTGGCACTATCCCCTGGGCACCGACCAGTTGGGGCGCTGCGTGTTCTCCCGCCTACTGTGGGGAGGCCGCCTATCCCTGGGCGCGGCCCTGGCCGCCTCGCTCCTGGCCCTGGCCTGGGGGGCCTGCCTGGGTTTGGCCGCCGGCCTGGGGGGACGCCGGGCCGACGCCTGCCTCAACCTGTTCATCGACGCGGCCTTGGCCCTGCCCGGCCTGATGCTGGCCCTGGTGCTCACCGGCATGCTGGGGCCTTCCCTGCCCAGCCTGGTGCTGGGGCTCGCCGGGGCCTCCTGGGCCTGGTGGGCCCGCCTGGTCCGGAGCCTGGCCCTTGGCGCCGCCCACAAGGAGTACGTGCTGGCCGGCCGCGCAGTGGGGGTGCGCGGGACGCGCCTACTCACTCGCTACATCTTCCCCCAGCTGCGCGAGCCGGTGCTCGCCGCCGCGGCCCTGAAGACCGGATGGATCATCCTGGCCATCTCCGGCCTGAGCTATCTGGGCCTGGGCGCCCAGCCCCCGGCCCCGGAGTGGGGCGGCATGCTGCAGGAGTCGCGCTTGTACCTCACCCAGGCCCCCTGGCTCATGCTGGCCCCGGGCGCGGCCATCACCCTGACCGTGGCCGCCTGCACCCTGCTGGGCGAGGGCCTGCAGCAGACGGGCGGCCCCCGGCTGAGGGAGTACTAA
- a CDS encoding ABC transporter permease gives MSRRFALARPLHLLLVLWLISLGSFALFAMAPGDPAEIILRDRHEAPSQEQIQALRSQMGLDRSWPVRYGLWMGRVLQGDLGRSWRSGETVAMEIARRLPATLELALASLVVVLLLSSLSGSLAALKQGRALDRGIRAWTVLLISLPNYWLGLLLIYFLSLKAHWLPVMGRGGLEHLVLPCLTLGASVAMLQGRVLRATLLQIMGMDYIRFAHAKGLRPSEVFWRHMFKNALPPLVTMWGVSLGQLLGGAMIVETIFAWPGLGQLTVQAVLGRDVPVVQGIILLVAAAFVVINQAVDWINRRLDPRMGAHV, from the coding sequence ATGTCCCGCCGCTTCGCCCTGGCCCGGCCCCTGCACCTGTTGCTGGTGCTCTGGCTCATCTCCCTGGGCAGCTTCGCCCTGTTCGCCATGGCCCCGGGCGATCCGGCCGAGATAATCCTGCGCGACCGCCACGAGGCCCCCAGCCAGGAACAGATACAGGCCCTGCGCTCCCAGATGGGCTTGGACCGCTCTTGGCCGGTGCGCTACGGCCTGTGGATGGGCCGGGTGCTGCAAGGCGACCTGGGCCGCTCCTGGCGCAGCGGCGAGACGGTGGCCATGGAGATCGCCCGCCGCCTGCCCGCCACCCTGGAGCTGGCCCTGGCCTCCCTGGTGGTGGTGCTGCTGCTCTCCAGCCTCAGCGGCAGTTTGGCCGCCCTAAAACAGGGGCGCGCCCTGGACCGGGGCATCCGGGCCTGGACCGTGCTCTTGATCTCCTTGCCCAACTACTGGCTGGGCCTGCTCTTGATCTATTTTTTGTCCCTCAAGGCCCACTGGCTGCCGGTGATGGGCCGGGGAGGGCTGGAGCACCTGGTGCTGCCCTGCCTGACCCTGGGCGCCTCGGTGGCCATGCTGCAAGGCAGGGTGCTCCGGGCCACCCTGCTGCAGATCATGGGCATGGACTACATCCGCTTCGCCCATGCCAAAGGCCTGCGACCGAGCGAGGTCTTTTGGCGGCACATGTTCAAAAACGCCCTGCCGCCCCTGGTGACCATGTGGGGGGTGTCCCTGGGCCAGCTTCTGGGCGGGGCCATGATCGTGGAGACCATCTTCGCTTGGCCCGGCCTGGGCCAGCTCACCGTGCAGGCCGTGCTGGGCCGCGACGTGCCGGTGGTTCAGGGCATCATCCTGCTGGTTGCCGCGGCCTTTGTGGTGATTAACCAGGCGGTGGATTGGATCAACCGCCGCCTGGACCCCAGGATGGGCGCCCATGTTTAG
- a CDS encoding molecular chaperone TorD family protein has protein sequence MPGLDRSTELLAALRDFFLGPEAAALQSAAERLAQAGGSSCPVADWDEAEYAFNRLFVGPMAPQAPPFASVYLETEPRLMGTSTLQARHLYQMVGLVSPWQDTLPDDHLSLELDACLRIRQAALAGASSDLTEIYAYFLTQHMAGWLPLFSRRVREAPGVAPIMVWAVDELNNWLQAEMAWLSPGWSSQAASSN, from the coding sequence ATGCCCGGCTTGGACCGATCCACCGAACTATTGGCCGCCCTGCGGGACTTCTTCTTGGGGCCGGAGGCGGCCGCCTTACAAAGCGCGGCCGAGCGGCTGGCCCAGGCCGGGGGGAGTTCTTGCCCCGTGGCCGATTGGGATGAAGCGGAGTACGCCTTCAATCGCCTGTTCGTGGGCCCCATGGCTCCCCAAGCGCCTCCCTTTGCTTCGGTTTATCTGGAGACAGAGCCCAGGCTCATGGGGACCAGCACCTTGCAGGCCCGCCACCTCTACCAGATGGTGGGCCTGGTCAGCCCTTGGCAGGACACCCTGCCCGACGACCACCTGAGTCTGGAGTTGGACGCCTGTTTGCGCATACGCCAGGCCGCCCTGGCAGGGGCGTCTTCGGATTTGACCGAAATCTACGCCTACTTCCTGACCCAGCATATGGCTGGCTGGCTGCCCTTGTTCAGCCGCCGAGTGCGGGAAGCACCGGGCGTGGCCCCGATCATGGTCTGGGCGGTGGATGAGCTTAACAACTGGCTGCAAGCGGAAATGGCTTGGTTGAGCCCCGGCTGGTCTTCGCAGGCGGCTTCTTCGAATTGA
- a CDS encoding ABC transporter substrate-binding protein produces MLLFSGAGAVRAQVSTLTIGVGRDLYDGPDSRAYLHGSTNTWEALTYLGPDLQARPWLAESWQCLDGGRTWVFKLRPGVRFHDGTPLRAQDVKAAVERIAARPKYDPAGVYRNLEAIETQGERQVVLRLKRPCPHLPNLVAYYSSPIIKPSVFGERGRLHTLVATGPFRLKEVEPGQSITLEAFPEYWGPKPAYQRVIFRTILDAQTRAMALLAGEVDAVADVGAILPQQAGEIQAAPGMVLKKVEVATTHYLIFNCRRSPFAARSARHWLAGLLDRGEMVAVLAKGAGNLAQDPFSPLARRWAFGLLHPGPGARPGPPGRPLVILLHAATLERWPYRDMAQVIQQRLRGQGFSARIVVREPGAYYEDLKQGRFDLALQPNTLMTGEPDFFYAYYVATGGPRDCGCGSPAMDRLIAEGREAMDPARRREIYQELARQFNHQLPLLPLYHDVSLYAHGPSVASFIMDHNFRPLLIQARPKAAP; encoded by the coding sequence TTGCTGCTGTTTTCTGGCGCGGGCGCGGTCCGGGCACAGGTCTCCACCCTGACCATCGGGGTGGGGCGCGACCTGTACGACGGTCCGGACAGCCGGGCCTATCTGCACGGTTCCACCAACACCTGGGAGGCTCTGACCTATCTGGGCCCGGACCTCCAGGCCCGGCCCTGGCTGGCCGAGTCCTGGCAGTGCCTGGACGGCGGCCGCACCTGGGTGTTCAAGCTGCGCCCGGGGGTGCGCTTCCATGACGGCACGCCTCTGAGAGCCCAAGACGTCAAGGCCGCGGTGGAGCGCATCGCCGCGCGGCCCAAATACGATCCGGCCGGGGTGTACCGCAACTTGGAAGCCATCGAGACCCAGGGGGAGCGCCAGGTGGTGCTGCGCCTTAAGCGGCCCTGTCCCCACCTGCCCAACCTGGTGGCCTATTATTCCAGCCCCATAATCAAGCCTTCGGTCTTCGGGGAGCGGGGCCGTCTGCACACCCTGGTGGCCACGGGGCCTTTTCGCCTGAAGGAGGTGGAGCCGGGCCAGAGCATCACTTTGGAGGCCTTTCCAGAGTACTGGGGGCCCAAGCCCGCTTATCAGAGAGTGATCTTCCGCACCATCCTGGACGCCCAGACCCGGGCCATGGCCCTGCTGGCCGGGGAAGTGGACGCGGTGGCCGACGTGGGGGCCATCCTGCCCCAGCAGGCCGGGGAGATTCAGGCCGCCCCGGGCATGGTGCTCAAGAAGGTGGAGGTGGCCACCACCCATTACCTGATTTTCAATTGCCGGCGGTCGCCCTTTGCCGCCCGCTCGGCCCGCCACTGGCTGGCCGGCCTGCTGGACCGGGGGGAGATGGTGGCGGTCTTGGCCAAGGGGGCCGGCAATTTGGCCCAGGACCCCTTTTCGCCCCTGGCCCGGCGCTGGGCCTTCGGCCTTTTGCATCCCGGCCCCGGGGCGCGGCCCGGCCCGCCTGGCAGGCCTCTGGTCATCCTGCTGCACGCGGCCACCCTGGAACGCTGGCCTTACCGGGACATGGCCCAGGTCATCCAGCAGCGCCTGCGGGGTCAGGGCTTCAGCGCCCGCATCGTGGTGCGCGAGCCGGGCGCTTACTATGAGGACCTCAAGCAGGGGCGCTTTGACCTGGCCTTGCAGCCCAACACCCTGATGACCGGGGAGCCCGATTTTTTCTATGCCTATTACGTGGCCACCGGCGGCCCCCGCGACTGCGGCTGCGGCAGCCCGGCCATGGACCGGCTCATAGCCGAGGGTCGCGAGGCCATGGACCCCGCGCGGCGGCGAGAGATTTACCAGGAGCTGGCCCGCCAATTCAACCATCAGCTCCCCCTCTTGCCCCTGTACCACGACGTGAGCCTCTACGCCCACGGGCCCTCGGTGGCCTCTTTCATCATGGACCACAACTTCCGGCCGCTGCTGATCCAGGCGCGGCCCAAGGCAGCCCCATGA
- a CDS encoding dipeptide/oligopeptide/nickel ABC transporter ATP-binding protein: protein MSAPLLELSQVGKAYARGGQRPAPAVMDVNLCIQAGEAWGLVGPSGAGKSTLARLALGLESCDQGRVLFQGRDLAAMGRREKRRLLISLQMVWQDPTVYLNPFTTALVAIAEPLEAFGLCSRRQARQRARELMAMVGLSPGLAYRRPGELSGGQCQRVSLARALSLEPSLLICDEALVNLDLVQQVRILELLSRLRSDLELSLLFISHDPALVRRLCTHLAVMEQGRLVESRALQPPTPEPPSVHGRE from the coding sequence GTGAGCGCGCCTCTGCTGGAGCTGAGCCAGGTGGGCAAGGCCTATGCCCGCGGTGGCCAGCGCCCGGCCCCGGCGGTGATGGATGTGAACCTGTGCATCCAAGCTGGCGAGGCCTGGGGCCTGGTGGGTCCCAGCGGCGCGGGCAAGAGCACCCTGGCCCGCTTGGCCCTGGGTTTGGAAAGCTGCGACCAGGGTCGGGTGCTCTTCCAGGGCCGCGACCTGGCGGCCATGGGCCGCCGGGAGAAGCGCCGCCTGCTCATCTCCCTGCAGATGGTTTGGCAGGACCCTACCGTCTATTTGAACCCCTTCACCACTGCCCTGGTTGCCATCGCCGAGCCCCTGGAGGCCTTTGGCCTTTGCTCGCGGCGGCAGGCCCGGCAACGGGCCCGGGAGTTGATGGCCATGGTGGGCCTTTCCCCCGGCTTGGCCTACCGCCGGCCCGGCGAGCTCAGCGGCGGCCAGTGCCAGCGGGTGTCCCTGGCCCGGGCCCTGAGCCTGGAGCCATCCCTGCTCATCTGCGACGAGGCCCTGGTTAACCTGGACCTGGTGCAGCAGGTGCGCATCCTGGAGCTGCTGAGCCGCTTGCGCAGCGACCTGGAACTCAGCCTGCTGTTCATCTCCCACGACCCGGCCCTGGTGCGCCGCCTGTGCACCCATTTAGCGGTCATGGAGCAAGGCCGCCTGGTTGAGAGCCGCGCCCTGCAACCGCCGACCCCGGAGCCCCCCTCGGTCCACGGGCGCGAATAA
- a CDS encoding sensor histidine kinase N-terminal domain-containing protein yields the protein MTAGRSLRFRLLTAVITASAVVLLAAGVALYLLVRSSLLQELDSALAQQAQVMTSVFEYKDGRVDLELGKMAEPRQTAPGDHRYFEVWQEGLGLLVRSSSLAGQPMPRPEGVSSSPRLGFAKLPDGRLVRLLAVTVRPRREGADGHSARVDKGVVPRVTLLLAGDLGRFETSLTQLAYLLAAVGLAAILATAGGAWWAVGFGLRPMRALARRIEDLGGEDLGQRVELPAAPTELLSVVERLNQLLARLEAAFEREKSLLANLAHELRTPLAGLSFTLEVSLSRPRSSREYVEDMSQCLAISRQMQGMVDNLLTLARLDAGQKQSQGAGYVDLVAALEHVWPPLADEALRKGLSVQWEPTPGMSAWADPSGLRVIMRNLLANAVDYSDQGGSLAVRTRSAGGQVAISIANTASRLSSQDTDRIFERFWRGDQSRSGDQAHAGLGLSLSRQLAETMHGSLEAGRDAQGRFLITLSLPSAPATESLEE from the coding sequence ATGACCGCCGGCCGCTCCTTGCGCTTTCGTTTGCTGACAGCGGTCATCACGGCCAGCGCCGTGGTGCTTTTGGCGGCCGGGGTGGCGCTCTATCTCCTGGTGCGAAGCAGTCTGTTGCAGGAGCTGGATTCCGCCTTGGCGCAGCAGGCCCAGGTCATGACCTCGGTGTTCGAATACAAGGACGGCCGGGTGGACCTGGAGCTGGGGAAAATGGCCGAACCGCGGCAAACCGCGCCGGGCGATCACCGCTACTTTGAGGTCTGGCAGGAGGGGCTGGGCCTGCTGGTCAGATCGTCCAGCCTGGCCGGGCAGCCCATGCCCCGACCCGAGGGCGTATCTTCCTCGCCGCGCCTCGGCTTCGCAAAACTGCCCGATGGACGCCTGGTGCGGCTGTTGGCCGTAACCGTGCGCCCCCGCCGGGAAGGCGCTGACGGGCACTCGGCGCGGGTGGACAAAGGCGTCGTGCCCCGAGTGACCCTGCTCTTGGCCGGCGACCTGGGCAGATTCGAGACATCCCTGACTCAGTTGGCTTACCTGCTGGCCGCGGTGGGCCTGGCCGCCATTTTGGCCACCGCCGGGGGGGCCTGGTGGGCGGTTGGCTTTGGACTGAGGCCCATGCGGGCCTTGGCCCGGCGCATAGAAGATCTGGGCGGGGAGGATCTCGGCCAGCGGGTGGAGTTGCCCGCCGCCCCCACCGAGTTGCTGTCGGTGGTGGAGCGCCTCAACCAACTTTTGGCGCGGCTTGAAGCGGCTTTTGAGCGCGAGAAGTCCCTGTTGGCCAACCTGGCCCACGAGCTGCGCACTCCCCTGGCCGGCCTGAGCTTCACACTGGAAGTGTCGCTCTCGCGGCCGCGCAGCTCCCGGGAATACGTGGAGGATATGAGCCAGTGCCTGGCCATAAGCCGTCAGATGCAGGGCATGGTGGATAACCTGCTGACCCTGGCCCGCCTGGATGCCGGCCAGAAGCAGTCGCAAGGCGCCGGCTACGTGGACTTGGTCGCGGCCCTGGAGCATGTCTGGCCCCCACTTGCGGATGAGGCCTTGCGGAAAGGCCTTTCAGTCCAATGGGAGCCCACCCCGGGCATGAGTGCCTGGGCCGACCCCAGTGGCTTGCGGGTCATCATGCGCAATCTGTTGGCTAATGCCGTGGATTACTCCGACCAGGGCGGCAGCCTGGCGGTACGCACCCGCTCGGCCGGAGGACAAGTCGCAATCAGCATTGCCAACACCGCCAGCCGTCTGTCCTCTCAAGACACGGACCGGATATTCGAGCGATTCTGGCGCGGTGACCAATCCCGGAGTGGCGACCAGGCCCATGCCGGGTTGGGCCTGTCACTATCTCGCCAGTTGGCCGAGACCATGCATGGCAGCCTGGAAGCCGGCCGCGATGCTCAAGGCCGCTTTTTGATAACCCTCAGCCTGCCGAGTGCCCCAGCCACGGAGAGCTTGGAAGAATGA
- a CDS encoding ABC transporter ATP-binding protein, giving the protein MSVLEVRGLHIGLRRPEPTVLVSDISLAIAAGGCLGLTGQSGSGKSLTGCALSGLLPPPLAVLAGEVRLMGQPLDLGDAKALRGRRGREVFLMFQSPAGSLDPSARIGPQIAEALRQVRGLDRRQAKQAVRELLARVGLEPERARAYPFELSGGQRQRVLLAIAFGLRPRLLIADEPTTGLDQAKQEQILALLRELRVSQGTALCLISHDLRVLAAMAQDLAVLHRGRLVESGPLDRVLAAPQHWHTQELVRAKEYLEARP; this is encoded by the coding sequence ATGAGCGTGCTGGAGGTGCGAGGATTGCACATCGGCCTGCGCCGGCCGGAGCCTACGGTGTTGGTCAGCGACATCTCGCTGGCCATCGCGGCGGGCGGCTGCCTGGGACTGACCGGCCAGAGCGGCTCGGGCAAAAGCCTGACCGGCTGCGCCCTGAGCGGCCTGCTGCCCCCGCCCTTGGCCGTGCTGGCCGGAGAGGTGCGACTGATGGGCCAGCCCTTGGACCTGGGCGACGCCAAGGCCCTGCGGGGACGGCGGGGGCGCGAGGTCTTTCTGATGTTCCAGAGCCCGGCCGGCTCCCTGGACCCCAGCGCCCGCATCGGGCCCCAGATAGCAGAGGCCCTGCGCCAGGTGCGGGGCCTGGATCGGCGGCAGGCCAAACAGGCGGTGCGGGAGCTTCTGGCCAGGGTGGGCCTGGAGCCGGAGCGCGCCAGGGCCTATCCCTTTGAGCTCAGCGGGGGACAGCGCCAGCGGGTGCTCCTGGCCATCGCCTTTGGTCTGCGGCCCCGCCTGCTCATCGCCGACGAGCCCACCACCGGCCTGGACCAGGCCAAGCAAGAGCAAATCCTGGCCCTGCTGCGCGAGCTGCGGGTTTCCCAAGGCACCGCCCTGTGCCTCATCTCCCACGACCTCAGGGTGCTGGCCGCCATGGCCCAGGACCTAGCCGTGCTGCATCGGGGCCGTCTGGTGGAGAGCGGTCCCCTGGACCGGGTGCTGGCCGCGCCCCAGCATTGGCACACCCAGGAGTTGGTGCGGGCCAAAGAGTATCTGGAGGCGAGACCGTGA
- a CDS encoding response regulator transcription factor translates to MRLLVIEDYAPLRKAVVRALREAGYAVDATDEGQEGLWYAKSNDYDLIVLDLMLPGLDGWSILRSLREEGLQTHVIILTARDAVEDRVEGLDLGADDYMVKPFALDELLARVRALLRRQYQSKSPLIKVADLELDQATRQVRRAGREINLTKREYALLDYLALRAGEVVSRSDLWEHLYEFNSDAQSNVVDVYIGYLRKKLDRPGMVPLIHTKRGQGYWLGEEDS, encoded by the coding sequence ATGCGTTTGTTGGTTATCGAGGACTATGCTCCCTTGCGCAAGGCCGTGGTGCGCGCCCTGCGGGAAGCGGGCTACGCGGTGGATGCCACCGACGAGGGCCAAGAGGGCCTTTGGTACGCCAAATCCAACGATTATGACCTGATCGTGCTGGATCTCATGCTGCCCGGCCTGGACGGCTGGAGCATCCTGCGCAGCCTGCGCGAGGAGGGCCTACAGACCCACGTCATTATCCTGACCGCCCGCGACGCGGTGGAGGACCGGGTGGAGGGTCTCGACCTGGGGGCGGACGACTACATGGTCAAGCCCTTTGCCCTGGATGAGCTGCTGGCCAGAGTCCGCGCCCTCCTGCGGCGCCAATACCAAAGCAAAAGCCCGCTGATCAAGGTGGCTGACCTGGAATTGGACCAGGCCACCCGACAGGTGCGGCGGGCCGGCCGGGAAATAAACCTGACCAAGCGCGAGTACGCCCTGCTGGATTATTTGGCCTTGCGGGCTGGCGAGGTGGTGAGTCGAAGCGATCTCTGGGAGCATCTTTATGAATTCAACTCAGACGCCCAAAGCAATGTGGTGGACGTGTACATCGGTTATCTGCGCAAAAAACTGGACCGTCCGGGGATGGTGCCCCTGATCCACACCAAACGTGGCCAAGGCTACTGGCTGGGGGAGGAAGATTCATGA
- a CDS encoding PAS domain S-box protein, producing the protein MSEYTKPAVGFFSRAAAHAVILALREREEMFLAMWPVHMKAAGYLEHTTAKREDCAQAFWGVLDPLFVFLEESQSPDFSQLILNERAYALFAVTEARRHRFRGITAEMYLGCFKTLVHCLEGLIHEMDYPWRDKADALRLLRNYLDAVETVFIGDWTTMSQREADNHLDETNRRLTLEKNKYQNILESTRDLVLLTDGEGLIQEINAAARAYYEQDEVLGEPFWQLLGLEGRKLAEVTRYYPAGHAHEISLFGEAAYFVLKIIPLSEVSLASDGYMVLLNNVSCVVDQREQLEKRVQQRTRDLEESGKLFRSLFKAAGEGILLVDTNFRIVEVNHRACDIFGMPPEQFFRQDVLLLTAPNARETLNRVIRGLDEEEIWVGEMAGVGNTGEEFPMEVTVNRVDLAERTLFHVVVRDITPRKALEESLRRDKVQLEEMNVTLRNVMKNIGKEKQELEQAITQNIENFLLTALDKIKDEPSRDIRASYLNLIRDQLVGLTKGFSRELDPRLLTLTRTEMLVCQLIQAGSSSKEIAESLNLALDTVHSHRKNIRRKLDLRGHEVSLFSYLSAKPLDRD; encoded by the coding sequence ATGAGCGAATACACCAAGCCGGCAGTCGGGTTTTTCAGCCGAGCCGCGGCCCATGCGGTGATTCTCGCCCTGCGTGAGCGGGAAGAAATGTTTTTGGCCATGTGGCCGGTGCACATGAAGGCGGCCGGATACCTGGAGCACACCACGGCCAAACGCGAAGACTGCGCCCAGGCCTTTTGGGGGGTGCTGGATCCGTTGTTCGTCTTTTTGGAAGAGTCGCAATCTCCTGATTTTTCACAACTGATCCTGAACGAGCGCGCCTACGCCCTATTCGCGGTCACCGAGGCCCGCCGTCACCGTTTCCGGGGCATAACCGCCGAGATGTACCTGGGTTGTTTCAAGACCCTGGTCCATTGCCTGGAAGGGCTCATCCACGAGATGGACTACCCCTGGCGGGACAAGGCGGACGCCCTGAGGCTGCTGCGCAACTATCTGGACGCGGTGGAAACGGTCTTCATAGGCGACTGGACCACCATGAGCCAAAGGGAGGCGGATAATCACCTGGATGAAACCAACCGCCGCCTCACCCTGGAGAAAAACAAGTATCAAAACATCCTGGAGTCCACCCGCGACCTGGTGTTGCTGACCGATGGCGAGGGCCTTATCCAGGAGATAAACGCCGCGGCGCGCGCCTATTATGAGCAAGACGAGGTGCTGGGGGAGCCGTTCTGGCAGCTGCTGGGCCTGGAGGGACGCAAACTGGCCGAGGTAACGCGCTACTATCCCGCCGGACACGCGCATGAAATCTCCCTGTTCGGTGAGGCGGCTTACTTCGTGCTCAAGATCATCCCCCTTTCCGAGGTGTCCCTGGCCTCTGATGGTTACATGGTGTTGCTCAATAATGTGAGCTGCGTGGTGGATCAACGGGAGCAGTTGGAAAAACGCGTCCAGCAACGCACCAGGGATCTGGAGGAATCGGGCAAGCTCTTCCGTTCGCTGTTCAAGGCCGCCGGCGAGGGCATCCTCCTGGTGGACACCAACTTCCGTATCGTGGAGGTGAACCACCGGGCCTGCGACATCTTCGGCATGCCTCCGGAACAATTCTTCAGGCAGGATGTCCTGTTGCTCACCGCTCCCAACGCCCGGGAAACCCTCAACCGGGTGATTCGGGGGCTGGACGAGGAGGAGATATGGGTGGGCGAGATGGCGGGGGTGGGCAACACCGGCGAAGAGTTTCCCATGGAGGTGACGGTCAACCGGGTGGACCTGGCCGAGCGCACCCTGTTCCATGTGGTGGTGCGCGACATCACTCCCCGCAAGGCCTTGGAGGAAAGCCTGCGCCGGGATAAGGTCCAGTTGGAGGAGATGAACGTCACCCTGCGCAACGTCATGAAAAACATAGGCAAAGAAAAGCAGGAGTTGGAACAGGCCATCACTCAAAACATTGAAAATTTTCTACTTACCGCTCTGGACAAGATCAAGGATGAGCCTTCCCGGGACATCAGGGCCTCCTACTTGAACCTGATCCGCGATCAGCTGGTCGGCCTGACCAAGGGATTTTCCCGGGAGCTCGACCCCCGCTTGCTCACCCTCACCCGCACCGAAATGTTGGTTTGCCAGCTCATCCAGGCCGGCAGCTCCTCCAAGGAGATCGCCGAGAGCCTTAATCTGGCCCTGGACACGGTGCATTCCCACCGCAAGAACATCAGGCGCAAGCTGGATCTGCGCGGTCACGAGGTCAGTCTTTTCAGTTATCTCTCGGCCAAGCCCCTCGACAGGGACTAA
- a CDS encoding methyltransferase domain-containing protein, with product MSPGPPSDPTSVAFWEEVWQRSRQGSFLKDSQRSHPGRWTQFYDQVAPVWDAMSGQGEENHRRMAHAVVQQGWAAPGQQVLEVGCGTGALARALAAQGIKVTALDSSRAMLARLQDKAGPELKDQLTAVHADWGQFQPRSRYSLALACFFPQAFKPDGLRRLESFSRGGCLLLLGDGRETFPLRRQIWLQVMDHPPQDQSFHLTCAFNYLLAAGRAPRLKRLAWPTRLDLSEEQVRFYFTRYFAIFGQEGTRVERALASVLEPHLSQGRVRLEGEFSLAALWWPSPSPAGPGRD from the coding sequence ATGAGCCCCGGTCCCCCATCAGACCCGACCAGCGTGGCCTTCTGGGAGGAGGTATGGCAGCGCTCCCGGCAGGGCTCGTTTCTCAAGGACAGCCAGCGCAGCCATCCCGGACGCTGGACTCAGTTCTACGATCAGGTGGCCCCGGTCTGGGACGCCATGTCCGGCCAGGGAGAGGAAAACCATCGCCGCATGGCCCATGCGGTCGTGCAGCAGGGCTGGGCCGCCCCGGGGCAGCAGGTCTTGGAGGTGGGCTGCGGCACCGGGGCCCTGGCCCGGGCCCTGGCCGCCCAGGGAATAAAGGTTACCGCCCTGGACTCCTCGCGGGCCATGCTGGCCCGTTTGCAAGACAAGGCGGGACCGGAGCTCAAGGATCAACTCACAGCGGTGCATGCGGATTGGGGCCAGTTCCAGCCGCGCTCCCGCTACAGCCTGGCCCTGGCCTGCTTTTTTCCCCAGGCCTTCAAGCCCGACGGTCTGCGCCGTTTGGAGAGCTTCAGCCGGGGAGGGTGCCTGCTGCTGCTGGGCGACGGCCGCGAGACCTTTCCCCTGCGCCGCCAGATCTGGCTCCAGGTAATGGACCACCCTCCCCAGGACCAGAGCTTCCATCTCACCTGCGCCTTCAACTACCTGCTGGCCGCGGGCCGTGCCCCCCGCCTGAAGCGCCTGGCCTGGCCCACCCGCCTGGACCTGTCCGAAGAGCAGGTGCGCTTTTACTTCACCCGCTACTTCGCCATTTTCGGCCAGGAGGGGACCCGGGTGGAACGGGCCTTGGCCTCGGTGCTGGAGCCTCACCTCAGCCAGGGCCGGGTGCGCCTGGAGGGAGAGTTCAGCCTGGCCGCCCTGTGGTGGCCTTCGCCCTCGCCCGCCGGGCCGGGCCGGGACTGA